The genomic region GCCGAGCGGGGCACGCTGAACAACGCCCGGGTCCGCACCGGTGCGGCCGGGGCGTCCGGTGGCGCCGTCGCGGCGTACATCGACTTCGCGGACTCCTGGGTGCAGACCAGCGTGTACGCGCCGCGGGCGGGCAGCTACACGCTGTGGGTCGCCTACGCGAACGGCACCGGCAGCACCGGCAGTCACGGCGTGGTTGTCAACGGCAACAGCCAGGGATCGGTCAGCTACCCGGTCACCGGCTGGGACAACTGGCGGCAGAGCTCGGTCGGCGTCACGCTCACGGAAGGCTGGAACACGATCCGGCTGACCAAGGGCAACTCCTACGCGGAGGTGGACTACCTCGAGTTGCAGTGAGGGTTCACCCCGCTCGGGTTCAGGGTTCACCCGGGAAGCACCCGCTGGTCGCGTGGCGCGGTGCTCACCTGGTCGGTGCGGCCTCGTAGGCTCGTTCCAGGAGTGAACTGCTACGCGAACGGGGAGTCCGACGGTTGGTAAAACCACCTGAACAGGTCTCCGGCGGCCGGCGCCGGGGTCCGATCTGGATCGACCTGCGCCGCACCACCAGGGGTCTGCAGGCGATGCTGCTCGGCGGCCTGGCGTCGCTGGTCTCGCTGGTGATCACCTTCTGGACGTTGCCTCAGATCAGCAGCGACGGCACGCTGCCGGTGCTGCGCCTGGTCGTGCTGCTGGCCGTGATCGGGCTGCTGATGCGCTGGCTGCTGGCCGGGCTGGCCATCCTGATCGGCTCGGTCGGCGTCCTGGTCGGCGGCCTGCTGTCGCAGTTCGGGGTGGTCTACCTCGGCGTCACCCTCGACCCCGGCGTGAACCTGCACGGCGGGGTCGAGGCGCCGCTGCTGGTCTCGGTCGTGATGTCGTCGGCGAGCGCCTTCGTCGGCTGGATCGCGTACGCCGGCAGCGACGACGCGTACGTCGCGGAGGTGATGCGCGGGGTCCGCCGCCGGGCGCGCCGGATCCAGCCGGCCCCCAGGACGGGCCTGCTGATCGTCCAGATCGACGGGCTCTCGGCGCCGCTGCTGAACTGGATGGTGATGTCGGGCAACCTGCCGCACCTCGGCGGCTGGATCCGCGACGGCAGCCACTCGATGCTCGGCTGGCACACCGGCGTCCCGGCGACGACTCCGGCCAGCCAGGCGGGCATCCTGCACGGCGGCTCCGGGCAGATCCCGGCCTTCCGGTGGTACGAGAAGGAGACCGGCCGGGTGATGGTGACCAACCGGTCCCGCGACGCCGCCGAGATCGAGGCCCGGATCTCCACCGGCCGCGGTCTGCTCGCCGATGGTGGCGTCAGCATCAGCAACAACTGGTCCGGCGACGCCCCGAACTCGGTGCTCGTCTTCAGCCGCGCGGCGCTGCCGACCACCCGCAGCCGCGGCTACGTCCGGTTCTTCTCCAGCCCGCAGGGCGCCGCCCGGGGCCTGGTGCTGTCGGTCGGGGAGATGGTCAAGGAGCTGCACCAGGCCCGCCGCCAGCGCCGCCGCCAACTCGTCCCGCGGGTCAACCGCGGCGGCTCGTACATCTTCCTGCGCGCGATCTCGAACGTGCTGCTGCGCGACCTCAACGTCTCGCTGATCACCGACGAGCTGGTCAAGGGCACGCCGGTGATCTACTGCGACTTCGTCGACTACGACGAGGTGGCCCACCACGCCGGCCCGACCCGCCCGGAGTCGCTGCAGACGCTGGAAGGGCTGGACCGGGTGCTCGGCGCGCTGCAGCGCATCATCGACCTGCTGCCGCACTCGTACGAGATCGTGGTGCTGTCGGACCACGGGCAGAGCCAGGGCTCCACCTTCCTGCAGCGGTACGGGCGCACGCTCACCCAGGTGGTCGACGAGCTGGTCGACACCACCAAGCACCCGGTCGAGGCGACCGCCCGGTCGGAGGGCTGGGGGCCGGTCAACGCGTTCCTGACCGAGCTGAGCCTGCGCCGCAGCGTCGCCGGCTCCGTCACCCGCAAGGCGCTGCACGGCAAGGCGTCCCGCGGCGAGGTCGAGCTCGGTCCGCGGGACTGCGAGCCGCCGGTCGCCCCCGACGAGCAGATGGTGGTCACCGCGTCGGGCAATCTCGCGCTGATCTACCTGGCCACCACGCCGGGCCGCGTCCCGCTGGAGGAGATCGAGCTGCTGCACCCGCGGCTGGTTCCCGGGCTCGCGACGCATCCGGGCATCGGCTTCCTGGTCGTCGACACGCTGGCCGAAGGCCCGGTCGCGATCGGCCGCGCCGGCGTGCACGTGCTGCGCTCCGGCCGGATCGAGGGTGTCGACCCGCTCGCGCCGTACGGGCCGTTGGCGGCGGCGTCGATGCTGCGGCAGGCCGAGATGCCGCACAACGGCGACGTGGTGGTGGTCAGCCGGCTGGACGAGTTCACCGACGAGGTGGCGGCCTTCGAGGAGCTAGTCGGCTGCCACGGCGGCATCGGCGGCTGGCAGACCGAGGCGGTGCTGGTGCACCCGCGCCGGTGGGTGGTCGAGCAGGCTCCCGTAGGCTCCGACGCGGTCCACGAGCTGCTGATCGGCTGGCTCGACCAGCTCGGTCAGCGCCGGCGCCCCGAGACCCCGACGGTCGACGAGCCGGCCGAGGCCGGCCGGGTGGACAGCCCCAAGGACGCGAGTGTGGAGGCCTGACGCGTGCGGATCACCTGGTGGGGGCATGCCACCACCACCATCGAGCAGAACGGCACGCGGTTGCTCACCGATCCGGTGCTGACGGCCCGGATCGCGCACCTGCGCAGGCGTCGCGGCCCCGTGCCGGCCCCGGTCGCGGGGGAGTGCGACGCGGTCCTGGTCTCACACCTGCATGCCGACCACCTGCACCTGACATCGCTGCCGCTGGTCGCGCCGGACGCGGCGCTCGTCGTACCGCGGGGCGCGGCGAAGCTGATCCGTGCCGAGCTCGGTACGGCGTACTCGGACCGGTGCATCGAGGTTGCTCCGGGCAACCAGGTGCGGATCGGCGCGCTCGAGATCACCGCGGTCACCGCGGACCACGACGGCCGCCGGCTGCCCTGGTCGGCGTACACCGCTCCGGCGCTGGGGTACCGGGTGGAAGGGTCGCCGAGCGTGTGGTTCGCCGGTGACACCGACCTGTACGACGGGCTGGCGGCCGAGGCGGGACCCGTGGACGTGGCGCTGGTTCCGGTCGGCGGCTGGGGGCCATCGCTCGGGCTCGGCCACCTGGACCCGGTCAAAGCGGCCGAGGCGGTTCGTCGCGTCGGCGCGCGGTACGCCGTACCGGTGCACTTCGGCACGTTCTGGCCGATCGGCTGCGACTGGCTGAAGCCGGACCTGTTCCTTCCGCCCGGGGACCGCTTCAAGGCCGCGATGGCCGAGCTGGACGCCGCGGTCGAGGTGAAAGTCCTGATGCCCGGGCAGTCGACGGAGGTGGTGCGGCCGTGAGCGGTGAGCCGCACTTCGACATCTGGTACCTGGTGGTGCTCGCCGGGGCGGTGCTGCTCGGCGCTGTGCTGCCCGTGGTGCCGACCGGCGCGGCAGTGTCGGCCGGGGCCGTGCTCGCCTCGCACGGCAACCCGATCGGCCTGGTCGGCGTCCTGATCGCCGGCGCCGGTGGCGCATACCTCGGCGACCTGATCGTGTACGCCGGGTGCCGCGCGGGCGGCGAACGACTGGCCCAGCGGATCGGCTGGCTACGGGACAACACGTCGCTCGAGGCGTTGAAGGTGCGGCTGGCCGAGCACGAGATCACCGTGCTGCTGACCTCGCGGCTGATCCCCGGCGGACGGGTCCCGGTGCTGCTGGCCGCCGGCCTCGCCGGGTATCCGTGGCACCGGTTCGCCGTGGTCGACCTGACCGCGTCGTCGCTGTGGGCGGCGGTCTACATGGCGATCGGACTGCTGGGCTACGCGCTGTTCGACGAGCCGTGGCAGGGCGTGCTGGCGGCGATCGTGCTGGTGGTGCTGACCACGGTGATCAGCAGCCTGGTCCAGCGGCACCGCCGGAAGAAGGCGGTCGAGGACGGGTTTCAGCCGGGAACCGATACCGGACCGGAGCCCTCGCCGGCAGACTGAAGCGGGCTCAGACTCCGAATCGCGCGCTGAGCAGCCGGCGGGAGAGCTCCGGGTCGCCGTCCAGGTCGACCTGGGCGACGGCCTGGCGACCGAAGCAGAACAGGACCAGCTCGGCCGCCTCGCCGGTCACCGTGACCGAACCGGCCGCCGTCGGCTTCTTCGCGACCGACTCGCGGCCGTCCGGCAGCCGGAGCACGATGCCGCTGGGGGCTTTGCGCGTCATCGACTTCGCGCCGAGCCGGACCTGCTTCCACAGACCTTCCTGCTGCTCGGCCGGCAGCGCCCGGACCTGGAAGTCGGGCAGCGCCCGGCGGACGTCCTCGTGGTGCACGAAGTACTCGGTGGTGTTCAGCTGACGGCCGATCTTGGGCAGCGAGTAGATCGAGACCGTCGGCGGCCCGGAGCGCACCTTGGCGACGACCTCGGCGAAGCTGTAGCGGCTCTTCGCCTGGGCCATCCGCCGCTCGGTGGTGTCGGACAGCGCCGGGATCATGATGCCGGGACCGGCGATCGGGTCCGACTCCCGCACGTACAGGTGGACGGCGAGGTCGTGCGTCGTCCAGCCCGCGCACAGCGTCGGCCGGTCGGGGCCGAGCTGGTCGAAGAGGTCACACAGAGCCACTCGTTCCACCCGGCTGTAGTCGGTCACATCTCGATCGTAGTTGTCGGCTCCCAATGGCAGAATGGCGATCGTTGTCAGCTTCAAGGCTGGCTACGCCCCTGACGGTGCTGCTGCCGGGGCCCGTGACAGTGTCGTCGTCGACGAAGGATGTGCCGTGCCGTTGCCGAGAGTCCCCAGCAAGGGGAGCGTGACCCGGCGCGGGTTCGCGGTCCTGCGCGTCGCGATCCACGAGGAGCCCTGGGTCTTCGCGCTGTCGGTGCTCGCCAGCATGCTGTACGGCGCGATGACGGTGGCCGACGGCTGGGCGCTCGGCTGGGCCACCGACCACGTGATCCGGCCCGCGCTGGAGCGCGGCGACACCACCGTCGGCGCGATCGCGTCGCTGGTGTCGCTGTTCCTCGGCATCGCCGTGCTGCGCGCGATCGGCGTGGTCGGCCGCCGGATCGGGGCCGGCGTGATGCAGTTCCGGCTGCAGGCGACGTACCGGCGCCGGGTCACCCGGCAGTACCTGAAGCTGCCGCTGGAGTGGCACCACCGGCACCCGACCGGCCAGCTGCTGTCCAACGCGAACGCCGACGTCGAGTCGACCTGGTACCCGATCGCCCCGCTGCCGATGGCGGTCGGTGTGATCGCGATGCTGGCCTTCGCCATCGCGGCGATGTTCGCCGCCGACTTCTGGCTGGCGCTGGTCGGCTGCCTGGTCTTCCCGCTGGTCTTCGTCGCGAACGTGATCTTCCAGCGGGTCCTGCAGCCGCTGGCCACCCGCGCCCAGGAGTTGCGCGCCGACGTGTCCGAGGTCGCGCACGAGTCGTTCGACGGCGCGCTGGTGGTGAAGACGCTGGGCCGGGAGGCGGCCGAGACCGAGCGTTTCACCGGCCCGACGAACGCGCTGCGCGACGCCAACATCGCGGTCAACAAGGCCCGCGGCGCGTTCGACCCGGTGATCGAGGGCCTGCCCCGGGTCGGTGTCCTGGCGGTGCTGCTGGTCGGCGTCGGCCGGGTCCGCTCCGGCGCCGCGGACGCCGGCGACGTGGTCCAGGTGGCGTTCCTGTTCATGCTGATCGGCTTCCCGATCCGGGCGCTCGGCTGGGTGCTCGGTGAGCTGCCGCGCTCGGTCGTCGGCTGGGACCGGGTCCAGCGGGTGCTCACCGCCGAGGGCGGCATGGAGTACGGCGACCGGAAACTGACGTCGGTGCAGGCGGCCCGGCTCGACGTCCGCGACGTGCGCTTCGGCTACCTGCCGGAGCGCGACGTGCTCGCCGGTGTCGACTTCAGCGTCGAGCCCGGCCGTACGGTCGCCGTGGTCGGTCCGACCGGCGCCGGCAAGTCGACGCTGACCACACTGCTCACCCGGCTGGTCGACCCCGAGGAGGGCTCGGTCCGGATCGACGGCATCGACCTGCGCGAGCTGGCCCGCGACGAGCTCGCCGGCTCGGTCGCGCTGGTCCCGCAGACCGCGTTCCTGTTCGACGACACGATCCGCGGCAACATCACACTCGGCGGCGACTACGCCGACGACGACATCTGGGACGCGCTGCGGATCGCGCAGGGCGACGGCTTCATCCGCTCGCTGCCCGACGGCCTCGACAGCTTGGTCGGCGAACGCGGTACGACGTTGTCCGGCGGCCAGCGGCAGCGGATCGCGCTGGCCCGGGCACTGGTCCGCCGGCCGCGGCTGCTGATCCTCGACGACGCCACCAGCGCGGTCGACCCGCAGGTCGAGGCGCGGATCCTGGCCGGCCTGCGCAACGCCGTCCAGGGTGGCCGCGCGGACACCACCGTGCTGGTGATCGCCTACCGGAAGGCGACGATCTCGCTCGCCGACGAGGTGCTGTTCCTGGACGACGGCCGGATCACCGAGCACGGCACGCACCTGGAGTTGCAGGAGAAGTCCGCGGCGTACCGGGAGCTGGTGGACGCCTACGAGAAGGACGCCGCCCGGCGTGAGGAAGAGGCCGAGCTCGCGGCCGAAGCGAACGATCTGGACACCGAAGGAGCAAGCGCGTGAGTGCCGCCGAGGCCACCAGGGTCGACCACGGGGACAACGCCGGTGGGATGGCGACGCTGCGTCAGGGCATCCGGGTCTCACCGGAGCTGGCCCGCGGCTGGTGGGTCACCGGCCTGCTGGCGCTGACCATGACCGCCGGGCGGATCGTCGTTCCGATCGCGGTCCAGCAGACCATCGACAGGGGCCTGTCGGGTCCCGGCGGCCCGGACATGTCGTTCGTGGCCTGGATGTGCGTGGTCTGCGCCGGCGGCATCCTGCTCACCGGCGTCGCGTCGTACCTGACCACGGTGCGGCTCGCGGTGAACTCCGAGAGCGGCCTGGCCACGATGCGGATCAAGGCCTTCCGGCACGTGCACGACCTGCCGGTGCTGACCCAAAGCACGGAGCGTCGCGGCGCGCTGGTCAGCCGGGTGACCTCCGACGTCGACACGGTGTCGCAGTTCCTGCAGTTCGGTGGCTTCATCTTCCTGGTCAGCCTCGGGCAGATGCTGCTCGCGACCGTGGTGATGTTCGTGTACTCCTGGCAGCTCGCGCTGGTCGTGCTGATCTGCTTCATCCCGCTGTTCGCCAGTCTCAAGTCGCTGCAGCGGCTGATGTCCGCGGCGTACGGCGTGGTCCGGTCCAAGGTGGGCGAGATGCTGTCGGCGATCGCCGAGCCGGTCGTCGGCGCGCAGGTGGTGCGCGCGTACGCGATCGAGCGGCGGACCCAGCAGCGCATCGACGCCTCGATCGAGGACTACCGGCGGACCGCGACCCGGGCGCAGGCGATCACCGGTATCACCTTCTCCATCGGTGGTCTGGCCGCCGGCCTGGCGAACGCGGGCGTGCTGACCGCCGGCGTGCTGCTCGGCGTCGACGGCGACGCGACGCTCGGCGAGATCCTCGCCTTCATGTTCCTGGTCGCGCTGTTCTCCGACCCGGTCCAGATCGCGACCCAGGTGCTGACCGACGCGCAGAGCGCCTTCGCCGGCTGGCGCCGGGTGCTCGGCGTGATCGCCACCCCGGCCGACGTGGTCGACCCGGGCGACAACGGGGTGGTCCAGCAGCGCGGCCCGATCACGGTCGAGTTCCGGGACGTGAACTTCGCCTATCCCGAGGGCGAGCTCGTACTGCGCGACGTCGACGTCCGGCTGGAGCCGCACCGGCGGGTCGCGGTGGTCGGCGAGACCGGCTCCGGCAAGACGACGTTCGCAAAACTGCTGACCCGGTTGATGGATCCGACCTCCGGCGCCGTACTGCTGGACGGGGCCGACGCGCGGACGATCTCGTTCAGCTCGTTGCGCGAGCGGGTCGTGATGGTGCCGCAGGACGGGTACCTGTTCGACTCCACGCTCGCGGAGAACGTGCGGTTCGGCCGGCCCGACGTCACCGACGAGCAGTTGCTGGACGCGTTCGAGTCGCTCGGGCTGACCGACTGGCTGGAGTCGTTGCCGGACGGGCTGAACTCCCCGGTGGGGCAGCGAGGCGAGTCTCTGTCGGCCGGTGAGCGGCAGCTGGTCGCGCTGGTCCGCGCGAACATCGCCGACCCGGACCTGCTGGTGCTGGACGAGGCGACCTCCGCGGTCGACCCCGGCACCGAGGTGCGGGTCAACGCGGCCCTCGAGCGGTTGATGGCCGGTCGTACGTCGGTGACGATCGCGCACCGGCTGTCCACGGCCGAAGCCGCGGACGAGGTGCTCGTCTTCGACCAGGGCCGGGTCGTCGAGCGCGGTGCGCACGCCGAGCTGGTCGCCCTGGGCGGCGTCTACACCCGCCTGCACGCCAGCTGGATCGCCCAACGCTCCGCCGGCTGACCACCGGGCACGACGAAGCGCGCCGGACAGAGCCGGGCACGCCGACGGGTGCCGGGGAAACCGCGGGCACGACGACGGGTACCGGAGGGGAACGGCGGGCACGCGGACGGGTGCCGGAGGGGAGCGGCGGGCACGCGGACGGGTGCCGGAGGGGAGCGGCGGGCACGCGGACGGGTGCCGGAGGGGAGCGGCGGGCACGCGGACGGGTGCCGGAGGGGAGCGGCGGGCACGCCGACGGGTGCCGGAGGGATCCCGGACATGACGAAGCGGGCCGGACGGGACTCCGGCCCGCTTCCTCGGTCAGTTCGGATCAGGCCGGTCCGGCGCCCGCCTGCGGCACCAGCAGGAACTCGACCCCGCCCTGCTCGTCGACCGCCGCGTCCAGGATCTTGTCGTCCAGCGTGTTCGCCGCGTTCCCTTCCAGGAACACCCGCGCACCGCTCTCCTCCAGCACCTGGTCACCCGGCTTCGGCGCCTCGGTCGTCGTCACCGCCAGGGAGGGGTCGGTCGGGTTCTCCTGGGAGATCCGCACGCCGGCGCCCTCGGGGGCCCCGTCGACGCCCGTGATGGTCTTGATGACCAGGGTGGCGTTCTCCGTCAAGGTCAGCACCACAAACTCCTCGTATCGACAACACGATGAATCCGCCCCGTGCCCGATGCCCGAATCAACAAACATCCCGCCGCGCAGGTCGCGCCCGGACCGCCCGGGAAATGCGTTTC from Kribbella flavida DSM 17836 harbors:
- a CDS encoding alkaline phosphatase family protein; the encoded protein is MVKPPEQVSGGRRRGPIWIDLRRTTRGLQAMLLGGLASLVSLVITFWTLPQISSDGTLPVLRLVVLLAVIGLLMRWLLAGLAILIGSVGVLVGGLLSQFGVVYLGVTLDPGVNLHGGVEAPLLVSVVMSSASAFVGWIAYAGSDDAYVAEVMRGVRRRARRIQPAPRTGLLIVQIDGLSAPLLNWMVMSGNLPHLGGWIRDGSHSMLGWHTGVPATTPASQAGILHGGSGQIPAFRWYEKETGRVMVTNRSRDAAEIEARISTGRGLLADGGVSISNNWSGDAPNSVLVFSRAALPTTRSRGYVRFFSSPQGAARGLVLSVGEMVKELHQARRQRRRQLVPRVNRGGSYIFLRAISNVLLRDLNVSLITDELVKGTPVIYCDFVDYDEVAHHAGPTRPESLQTLEGLDRVLGALQRIIDLLPHSYEIVVLSDHGQSQGSTFLQRYGRTLTQVVDELVDTTKHPVEATARSEGWGPVNAFLTELSLRRSVAGSVTRKALHGKASRGEVELGPRDCEPPVAPDEQMVVTASGNLALIYLATTPGRVPLEEIELLHPRLVPGLATHPGIGFLVVDTLAEGPVAIGRAGVHVLRSGRIEGVDPLAPYGPLAAASMLRQAEMPHNGDVVVVSRLDEFTDEVAAFEELVGCHGGIGGWQTEAVLVHPRRWVVEQAPVGSDAVHELLIGWLDQLGQRRRPETPTVDEPAEAGRVDSPKDASVEA
- a CDS encoding MBL fold metallo-hydrolase; this encodes MRITWWGHATTTIEQNGTRLLTDPVLTARIAHLRRRRGPVPAPVAGECDAVLVSHLHADHLHLTSLPLVAPDAALVVPRGAAKLIRAELGTAYSDRCIEVAPGNQVRIGALEITAVTADHDGRRLPWSAYTAPALGYRVEGSPSVWFAGDTDLYDGLAAEAGPVDVALVPVGGWGPSLGLGHLDPVKAAEAVRRVGARYAVPVHFGTFWPIGCDWLKPDLFLPPGDRFKAAMAELDAAVEVKVLMPGQSTEVVRP
- a CDS encoding DedA family protein codes for the protein MSGEPHFDIWYLVVLAGAVLLGAVLPVVPTGAAVSAGAVLASHGNPIGLVGVLIAGAGGAYLGDLIVYAGCRAGGERLAQRIGWLRDNTSLEALKVRLAEHEITVLLTSRLIPGGRVPVLLAAGLAGYPWHRFAVVDLTASSLWAAVYMAIGLLGYALFDEPWQGVLAAIVLVVLTTVISSLVQRHRRKKAVEDGFQPGTDTGPEPSPAD
- a CDS encoding TIGR03085 family metal-binding protein; its protein translation is MTDYSRVERVALCDLFDQLGPDRPTLCAGWTTHDLAVHLYVRESDPIAGPGIMIPALSDTTERRMAQAKSRYSFAEVVAKVRSGPPTVSIYSLPKIGRQLNTTEYFVHHEDVRRALPDFQVRALPAEQQEGLWKQVRLGAKSMTRKAPSGIVLRLPDGRESVAKKPTAAGSVTVTGEAAELVLFCFGRQAVAQVDLDGDPELSRRLLSARFGV
- a CDS encoding ABC transporter ATP-binding protein, giving the protein MPLPRVPSKGSVTRRGFAVLRVAIHEEPWVFALSVLASMLYGAMTVADGWALGWATDHVIRPALERGDTTVGAIASLVSLFLGIAVLRAIGVVGRRIGAGVMQFRLQATYRRRVTRQYLKLPLEWHHRHPTGQLLSNANADVESTWYPIAPLPMAVGVIAMLAFAIAAMFAADFWLALVGCLVFPLVFVANVIFQRVLQPLATRAQELRADVSEVAHESFDGALVVKTLGREAAETERFTGPTNALRDANIAVNKARGAFDPVIEGLPRVGVLAVLLVGVGRVRSGAADAGDVVQVAFLFMLIGFPIRALGWVLGELPRSVVGWDRVQRVLTAEGGMEYGDRKLTSVQAARLDVRDVRFGYLPERDVLAGVDFSVEPGRTVAVVGPTGAGKSTLTTLLTRLVDPEEGSVRIDGIDLRELARDELAGSVALVPQTAFLFDDTIRGNITLGGDYADDDIWDALRIAQGDGFIRSLPDGLDSLVGERGTTLSGGQRQRIALARALVRRPRLLILDDATSAVDPQVEARILAGLRNAVQGGRADTTVLVIAYRKATISLADEVLFLDDGRITEHGTHLELQEKSAAYRELVDAYEKDAARREEEAELAAEANDLDTEGASA
- a CDS encoding ABC transporter ATP-binding protein, which gives rise to MSAAEATRVDHGDNAGGMATLRQGIRVSPELARGWWVTGLLALTMTAGRIVVPIAVQQTIDRGLSGPGGPDMSFVAWMCVVCAGGILLTGVASYLTTVRLAVNSESGLATMRIKAFRHVHDLPVLTQSTERRGALVSRVTSDVDTVSQFLQFGGFIFLVSLGQMLLATVVMFVYSWQLALVVLICFIPLFASLKSLQRLMSAAYGVVRSKVGEMLSAIAEPVVGAQVVRAYAIERRTQQRIDASIEDYRRTATRAQAITGITFSIGGLAAGLANAGVLTAGVLLGVDGDATLGEILAFMFLVALFSDPVQIATQVLTDAQSAFAGWRRVLGVIATPADVVDPGDNGVVQQRGPITVEFRDVNFAYPEGELVLRDVDVRLEPHRRVAVVGETGSGKTTFAKLLTRLMDPTSGAVLLDGADARTISFSSLRERVVMVPQDGYLFDSTLAENVRFGRPDVTDEQLLDAFESLGLTDWLESLPDGLNSPVGQRGESLSAGERQLVALVRANIADPDLLVLDEATSAVDPGTEVRVNAALERLMAGRTSVTIAHRLSTAEAADEVLVFDQGRVVERGAHAELVALGGVYTRLHASWIAQRSAG
- a CDS encoding (Fe-S)-cluster assembly protein — its product is MLTLTENATLVIKTITGVDGAPEGAGVRISQENPTDPSLAVTTTEAPKPGDQVLEESGARVFLEGNAANTLDDKILDAAVDEQGGVEFLLVPQAGAGPA